A genomic stretch from Desulfuromonas acetoxidans DSM 684 includes:
- a CDS encoding FtsB family cell division protein — MTSAPATESKKNLTQSRSFLLIAVAVVGLGFALFGEKGALRLHQVQQHQAQLLARYEQLQQANTRLRNEIDSLSHDERYMEQVARSTFNLVRDGEIIYQFSPSTH, encoded by the coding sequence ATGACCTCAGCGCCGGCCACAGAGTCGAAAAAAAATCTCACTCAATCACGGTCTTTCTTGTTGATTGCCGTGGCAGTAGTAGGGCTCGGGTTCGCTTTGTTTGGCGAAAAGGGAGCATTGCGTTTGCATCAGGTTCAGCAGCACCAAGCCCAATTGTTGGCGCGTTATGAACAACTGCAGCAGGCGAATACGCGACTGCGTAACGAGATTGACTCGCTCAGTCATGATGAGCGCTATATGGAACAGGTGGCACGCAGCACCTTCAATCTGGTACGCGATGGAGAAATTATTTACCAATTCTCTCCGTCAACGCATTAA
- the clpS gene encoding ATP-dependent Clp protease adapter ClpS translates to MAPPTQTTPEGEVLSKEQTARPPRYNVIMHNDDYTTMEFVVEVLENIYRKQPAEATRIMLAIHHEGLAVCGNYPFEIAETKVEQTHRRARSAGHPLRCSIEEA, encoded by the coding sequence ATGGCTCCACCCACACAGACCACACCGGAAGGCGAGGTTTTATCAAAAGAACAAACAGCTCGTCCACCACGCTACAATGTGATCATGCACAACGATGATTACACGACCATGGAATTTGTGGTTGAGGTGTTGGAGAATATCTATCGCAAACAACCGGCGGAAGCCACCCGTATCATGCTGGCCATCCACCATGAAGGGCTGGCGGTCTGCGGCAATTACCCCTTCGAGATTGCTGAGACCAAAGTCGAACAGACCCACCGCCGAGCACGCAGCGCCGGACACCCACTGCGCTGTTCCATTGAAGAGGCTTGA
- the clpA gene encoding ATP-dependent Clp protease ATP-binding subunit ClpA yields the protein MTFSKEVQIIFSLAVQEAQRRHHEYLTTEHILYAMLYSDDSQKIIINCGGDVDRIRLDLDQYFDAEMETVPEDEQQVPEQTAALQRVLQHAVTHCSAAGKDEVNTSDILVSILSEDKNHSTQLLSTMGIERLDVLNYISHGIGSQGNKPSSPKTKDAPEKKEKGARKKTALENYTVDLRQRVRDGKIDPLIGRKNELQRTMQVLCRRRKNNPILVGEPGTGKTALAEGLATLFEEDSAPAILKDSQIYSLDMGALLAGTKYRGDFEERLKAVLNELTEQEQPILFIDEIHTIIGAGSTSGGSMDASNILKPMLASGDIRCIGATTYDEYKTLFEKDRALSRRFQKIDVHEPSVDETVAILQGLRSHYEQFHNIRYSDEVLQAAAELSNRYLTHRHLPDKAIDLIDEIGARLRTQGSRRQTIQVKDIETIVAEMAQIPTRSVSRDDRKQLKHLERKLRQQVFGQDPAIHQVVRSILRARAGLGHPEHPIGSFLFAGPTGVGKTEVARQLAQQLGVAFTRFDMSEYMEKHSVARLIGAPPGYVGFDQGGLLTDAVIKKPHTVLLLDEIEKAHPDLFNILLQIMDHGSLTDNNGKVADFRNVILIMTSNAGARELSTTPIGFNAAGTGSPDQALVKAFSPEFRNRLDATIVFSALQPEAIDSIVTKFIGEVRQRLAENLVTLKISSATRRYLARKGFDPAYGARPLGRLIQEKISDPLSDAILFGELSHGGTVHIGCRNETLTFRFEPRDTDKVTSD from the coding sequence GTGACATTCAGTAAAGAAGTTCAGATTATATTTTCCCTGGCAGTACAGGAAGCTCAACGCCGCCACCACGAGTATCTGACGACCGAACATATCCTCTACGCCATGCTCTACAGCGATGATTCACAAAAAATCATCATCAACTGCGGTGGCGATGTCGATCGAATCCGCCTGGACCTTGACCAGTACTTTGACGCGGAGATGGAGACGGTCCCGGAGGATGAACAGCAAGTTCCCGAACAAACCGCTGCGCTGCAACGGGTGCTGCAGCATGCCGTCACGCATTGCAGTGCCGCCGGAAAAGATGAGGTCAACACCAGCGACATTCTGGTCTCCATCCTCAGTGAAGACAAAAACCACTCCACCCAACTGTTGTCGACCATGGGTATTGAACGCCTTGATGTGCTTAATTACATCTCCCACGGTATCGGCAGCCAGGGAAATAAGCCATCTTCACCAAAAACGAAGGACGCGCCCGAGAAAAAAGAGAAAGGTGCGCGCAAGAAAACTGCTCTGGAGAATTACACCGTCGATTTGCGCCAACGGGTGCGCGACGGCAAAATCGATCCACTCATTGGTCGCAAAAACGAGCTGCAGCGCACCATGCAGGTGCTGTGTCGCCGCCGAAAAAATAATCCGATTCTGGTCGGTGAACCGGGCACGGGCAAAACCGCCTTGGCCGAAGGTCTGGCCACTCTGTTTGAGGAAGACAGCGCCCCGGCAATCCTTAAAGACAGCCAGATCTATTCTCTGGACATGGGAGCTCTACTGGCCGGCACCAAATACCGTGGCGATTTCGAAGAACGCCTTAAGGCGGTTCTCAATGAATTAACCGAACAGGAGCAACCAATTCTGTTCATCGATGAGATCCACACCATCATCGGTGCCGGCTCCACATCCGGGGGGTCCATGGATGCCTCCAACATCCTAAAACCGATGCTCGCGTCCGGCGACATCCGCTGCATCGGTGCCACAACCTATGATGAGTACAAGACCCTGTTTGAAAAAGATCGAGCTCTGTCGCGACGCTTCCAAAAAATTGACGTCCATGAACCGAGTGTTGATGAGACAGTAGCCATTCTCCAGGGTCTGCGCAGCCACTACGAACAGTTTCACAACATCCGCTACAGCGATGAGGTGTTGCAAGCGGCAGCGGAGCTGTCGAATCGCTACCTGACCCATCGCCATTTGCCGGACAAGGCCATCGATCTGATCGACGAAATCGGTGCGCGGTTACGCACCCAGGGCAGCCGGCGACAAACCATCCAGGTTAAGGATATCGAAACCATTGTCGCCGAGATGGCCCAGATCCCGACACGCTCCGTCTCCCGCGATGATCGCAAGCAACTGAAACATCTGGAACGCAAACTCAGGCAGCAGGTATTTGGCCAGGACCCGGCAATTCATCAGGTGGTCCGCTCGATCCTGCGTGCTCGAGCCGGACTCGGCCACCCCGAACACCCCATCGGCTCATTCCTGTTTGCCGGTCCCACCGGTGTCGGCAAAACCGAGGTCGCTCGTCAACTGGCTCAACAGCTCGGGGTCGCTTTTACCCGCTTTGACATGAGCGAGTATATGGAGAAACACTCGGTGGCCCGGCTGATCGGCGCCCCACCGGGCTATGTCGGTTTTGATCAGGGCGGCTTGCTCACCGATGCCGTGATCAAAAAACCGCACACGGTACTACTGCTTGATGAGATCGAAAAAGCGCATCCCGATCTGTTCAACATCCTGCTGCAGATCATGGATCACGGCAGCTTGACCGACAACAATGGCAAAGTGGCGGATTTTCGCAATGTCATCCTGATCATGACCAGCAACGCTGGCGCTCGCGAATTGAGCACCACGCCAATCGGCTTTAATGCCGCCGGAACCGGCAGCCCGGATCAGGCTCTGGTAAAGGCCTTTTCTCCGGAATTTCGCAACCGCCTCGACGCGACAATCGTCTTTAGCGCGCTGCAACCAGAAGCTATTGACAGTATCGTCACGAAATTCATTGGTGAGGTACGCCAGCGTCTGGCGGAAAACCTGGTCACCCTGAAGATCAGCAGCGCGACGCGGCGTTATCTGGCGCGTAAAGGGTTTGACCCGGCTTACGGCGCGCGCCCGCTGGGTCGATTGATTCAGGAAAAGATCAGCGATCCGCTTTCCGACGCGATTCTTTTTGGTGAACTCAGCCACGGCGGCACAGTGCACATCGGCTGCCGCAACGAGACCCTGACGTTCCGTTTTGAGCCTCGGGACACAGACAAGGTGACAAGCGACTGA
- the aat gene encoding leucyl/phenylalanyl-tRNA--protein transferase, producing MTIFALGDELVFPAPRLAEDTGLLAVGGDLQPARLLLAYSCGIFPWNHPEDPLLWWSPDPRCILEPRDLHIARRLAKKQRQGHFTLTFDRDFETCIHHCATADERGESTWISPEIMSAYIELHRLGYAHSVECWLEGEMVGGLYGLAIGRCFCGESMFHRVTDASKLAFIALVQALCPLGYRMIDCQLPTEHLHSLGAKDISRDDFLSRLDQCELWENGLVVPGRFPFTPPDHVRTDIKR from the coding sequence ATGACCATTTTTGCCTTGGGAGACGAGCTGGTTTTCCCAGCCCCGCGTCTGGCGGAAGATACCGGACTCCTAGCGGTGGGTGGCGACCTGCAGCCGGCCCGTCTGCTCCTGGCTTACAGTTGTGGCATCTTTCCCTGGAACCACCCCGAAGATCCCCTGCTATGGTGGTCACCGGACCCCCGCTGCATCCTCGAACCGCGCGACCTGCACATCGCCCGACGGCTGGCTAAAAAGCAGCGCCAGGGGCACTTTACCCTCACCTTCGATCGCGATTTTGAAACCTGCATCCACCACTGCGCGACAGCGGATGAGCGCGGCGAATCAACCTGGATCAGCCCGGAGATCATGTCAGCCTATATCGAACTTCATCGTCTCGGCTATGCCCATTCCGTGGAATGCTGGCTTGAGGGCGAGATGGTCGGAGGGCTTTACGGTCTCGCCATCGGTCGTTGTTTTTGCGGTGAATCCATGTTCCATCGCGTAACGGACGCATCAAAGCTGGCTTTTATCGCTCTGGTTCAAGCCCTGTGCCCGCTGGGCTATCGGATGATCGACTGCCAATTGCCCACCGAACACCTGCATTCGCTGGGGGCTAAAGATATCAGTCGTGATGATTTTCTCTCCAGATTGGATCAGTGCGAACTGTGGGAGAACGGTCTGGTGGTGCCGGGACGCTTTCCGTTCACGCCACCGGATCACGTCCGTACAGACATCAAAAGGTAG
- a CDS encoding DnaJ domain-containing protein produces the protein MSLFAETELLEACRVLFGSDLQLNRDFLFYIQPSGVKTAYRQRAKETHPDRLVDAEPHEYEQQTELFRDVSEAYQLLQSFTADPIKRLWCPADQQAGFNSRSHSSRSSSWQQPATESDSTSSSYELPRRHLELGLYLYYRGIISYSEMIEALVWQRRQRPVLGDLAERWGWLSAEDVKRINSYHGRRGRFGTRAVELGYLTQFQVQVLLRYQRQLQKRYGQYFVEQGRMTNAEVDTWLREQRFHNQHFEDPWKKWR, from the coding sequence ATGTCATTGTTTGCCGAAACAGAGCTGCTCGAAGCCTGCCGGGTCTTATTTGGATCCGATCTGCAGTTGAATCGTGACTTTCTGTTTTATATTCAGCCCAGTGGAGTGAAAACAGCTTACCGGCAGCGTGCCAAAGAGACCCACCCGGACCGCCTGGTGGATGCTGAACCGCATGAGTATGAGCAGCAGACTGAGCTATTTCGCGACGTCAGTGAAGCGTATCAACTGCTGCAGTCCTTCACGGCCGACCCCATCAAACGCCTGTGGTGCCCGGCTGATCAGCAGGCCGGTTTTAATTCCCGGAGTCACTCCTCACGTTCTTCATCCTGGCAGCAGCCTGCAACAGAATCCGATAGTACCTCAAGCAGTTATGAATTGCCTCGTCGCCATCTTGAGTTGGGACTCTATCTGTATTATCGCGGCATTATCAGTTATTCCGAGATGATTGAAGCACTGGTCTGGCAACGTCGTCAGCGGCCCGTCCTCGGTGATCTTGCTGAGCGTTGGGGCTGGTTGAGTGCTGAAGATGTTAAAAGGATCAACAGCTATCATGGTCGGCGCGGGCGGTTTGGAACCCGGGCGGTGGAGCTTGGTTACCTGACCCAGTTTCAGGTTCAGGTCTTGCTGCGCTATCAGCGCCAACTGCAGAAACGTTATGGCCAGTATTTTGTCGAGCAGGGGCGGATGACAAATGCTGAGGTTGACACTTGGTTGCGCGAGCAGCGCTTCCACAATCAACATTTTGAAGATCCTTGGAAAAAATGGCGCTAG
- a CDS encoding DUF815 domain-containing protein: MAFGELEIDWDYLLERIDRLLDLGEARLTSGFAEENIDTELFTRAAAFYWQGDGLRPLLDVDLVPLEALVGVEPQRASIVKNTAHFVQALPAHHVLIRGERGVGKTALVRGLLPQFVAEGLRVVELRTAYLQDVEALVRWLQDVPLQFIVLCEDIDPAANPAGYQSLLALLNRGLVGCPANVRLYATMTDEAGASLQGGDLERYFGLWLDVPKQDERGFLQIVQQLAQGYGCAPLEAEAQQTALRWADQGRGFSALSAEQFVVHYCAERAEIEGQDREALAE; the protein is encoded by the coding sequence ATGGCCTTTGGTGAGTTGGAAATTGACTGGGATTATCTTCTCGAACGGATCGACCGGCTTCTTGATCTTGGTGAAGCCCGTTTGACCAGCGGCTTTGCCGAGGAGAATATAGATACCGAACTATTTACCAGAGCCGCGGCCTTTTACTGGCAGGGCGATGGTTTACGCCCTTTGCTGGATGTGGACCTTGTGCCGCTGGAGGCTTTAGTTGGTGTGGAACCTCAGCGGGCGTCAATTGTCAAGAACACGGCCCATTTTGTTCAGGCGCTTCCGGCCCATCATGTGTTGATTCGTGGTGAGCGGGGTGTTGGGAAGACCGCTCTGGTGAGAGGCTTGCTGCCGCAATTTGTCGCCGAGGGATTGCGTGTTGTGGAACTTCGCACCGCTTATCTGCAGGATGTTGAAGCTCTGGTGCGCTGGTTGCAGGATGTACCGCTGCAATTTATTGTTCTGTGTGAAGATATTGATCCGGCGGCCAATCCTGCCGGATATCAATCTCTGTTGGCTCTGCTCAATCGAGGCTTGGTTGGCTGTCCGGCCAATGTGCGGTTGTATGCGACCATGACCGATGAAGCTGGTGCCTCTCTTCAGGGGGGAGATCTGGAACGCTACTTTGGTCTATGGCTTGATGTGCCGAAGCAGGATGAACGAGGGTTTTTGCAGATCGTTCAACAATTGGCTCAAGGTTACGGCTGTGCTCCGCTGGAGGCAGAGGCGCAGCAGACGGCGTTACGCTGGGCGGATCAGGGGCGCGGTTTCAGTGCTTTGAGTGCCGAGCAGTTTGTTGTCCATTATTGCGCGGAACGGGCTGAGATTGAGGGGCAGGACAGGGAGGCTCTTGCGGAATAA
- a CDS encoding THUMP domain-containing class I SAM-dependent RNA methyltransferase has protein sequence MKNTEEQFYAIVAPGFESVCADELKSRLQVPVSIEHGGVTFHGKLRELYLANLWSRCASRIVVRLGDFNCRDFPTLYRKAVRLPWGRFLKPGTAIDVRTTCRQSRLNHSGRIGQTISEAIGKALGTPVSQQDTPFRQQILVRLDNDHCQISIDSSAERLHRRGYRQQMTPAPLRETLAAGCLLQCHWNGDSDFLDALCGSGTLAIEAAMIAGELAPGRQRVFAFQHWPGYRGNLWQSLLHEAKHQQRTPSITITASDQDEQAIHAARTNAKAAGVDQWIHFEQCPYQQQHSSGPQGLWLSNPPYGERLQQSQTTPQLLQALHAHFDANFSGWHGAMILPHPLRGVPAPQLQFRNGGLPVALYPLHQPAP, from the coding sequence ATGAAAAACACCGAGGAACAATTTTACGCCATTGTCGCTCCCGGCTTTGAATCGGTTTGCGCGGACGAGCTGAAAAGCCGGTTACAGGTGCCGGTCTCCATCGAACACGGCGGCGTTACTTTTCACGGCAAGCTGCGTGAACTGTATCTGGCCAACCTCTGGTCACGCTGTGCCAGTCGGATTGTCGTGCGACTGGGGGATTTCAACTGTCGCGATTTTCCAACCTTATACCGCAAGGCGGTCCGTCTGCCATGGGGCCGGTTTCTCAAACCGGGCACCGCCATCGACGTACGAACCACCTGCCGACAATCGCGCCTCAACCACAGTGGCCGCATCGGTCAAACCATCAGTGAGGCGATCGGCAAAGCCCTTGGAACACCGGTGTCGCAACAGGACACACCATTTCGTCAGCAGATCCTGGTCCGTCTCGACAACGATCACTGTCAGATCTCCATCGACAGCAGCGCAGAACGACTCCATCGCCGCGGTTATCGTCAACAAATGACACCGGCTCCGTTGCGCGAAACACTGGCTGCCGGCTGCCTGCTTCAATGTCACTGGAACGGCGACAGCGATTTTCTCGACGCACTGTGCGGTTCGGGGACACTGGCCATTGAAGCCGCCATGATTGCCGGCGAACTGGCTCCGGGCCGGCAGCGCGTGTTTGCCTTTCAACACTGGCCCGGTTATCGGGGAAACCTGTGGCAGTCCCTGCTGCACGAGGCAAAGCACCAGCAACGCACTCCATCTATCACCATTACCGCCAGCGATCAGGATGAGCAGGCCATTCACGCCGCCCGAACCAATGCCAAAGCTGCTGGTGTCGACCAATGGATCCATTTTGAACAATGTCCTTATCAACAGCAACACAGCTCCGGCCCTCAAGGTTTATGGTTGAGCAACCCCCCTTACGGGGAACGCCTGCAGCAATCACAAACCACACCACAACTGCTTCAAGCCCTCCACGCCCACTTCGATGCCAATTTTTCCGGATGGCATGGGGCGATGATTCTGCCTCACCCCCTGCGAGGAGTGCCGGCACCGCAACTGCAATTTCGCAATGGCGGCCTGCCGGTAGCACTCTATCCGTTACACCAACCCGCACCATAA
- a CDS encoding LPS-assembly protein LptD, which translates to MAATPGESDEPVSLQADSLDYDKATSTYTAVGKVDLQQGTTQLFADKVRYNTKTGDAEAEGNVDLRDVDGQLQGQQMDVNIRTSVGTAQQARGFISSYNFHLAGEEISKLGDQKYRIRNGSFTTCDGDVPAWKFAAKEVNVTVGGYAKAKHVTFYLHDIPVLYTPYLAYPVKVERESGFLMPGFGYSRERGMQLSLAYYQVLARNMDATLYVDYFSDMGIGTGLNYRYIFGDDNEGEADLYYISGYGDSGYADLDDRFAYRWEHLGTLPGQFRFSADVEYVSDREYFEDFGTVAEEYDKDEVESTVALSRQWGNWNMTAELLYTKDLEENADNDHTLQRLPEIQLDYNRTRIGQTPFYAKLDATSTYFWRREGLKGERMDIRPALSAIFQPGMVAEIEPEIGYRERLYWTSSEGPGFEHAENMDFSTRVSTRVSRIFTLGATTGLTKLKHSVEPEVTYYYTPNKKQDDLPYFDSADRIDNANEVEYALVNRLVGRFDSENGSPTYLELVYFRLSQTYDIWLSRRDREEKEDEDRFSDIRGELIVRPSTLWTFDVDSYYDPHRNELSKFTAEFGARYSDDHRYTASYRYKEDDSEYLATTLAVDWLDPLFVTYEYRHDLVENHRLENMVAVEYRSQCWSVFVSYRDRIEDHEIMFSFALSGIGSVGQIGASLGTE; encoded by the coding sequence ATGGCGGCAACGCCGGGCGAAAGTGATGAACCGGTTTCCCTACAGGCCGATTCTCTCGACTATGACAAGGCCACGTCCACTTATACGGCTGTGGGCAAAGTTGATCTCCAGCAGGGTACAACGCAACTGTTTGCCGATAAGGTCCGCTACAACACCAAAACCGGTGATGCTGAAGCTGAAGGAAATGTTGATCTGCGTGATGTCGATGGCCAATTGCAAGGCCAGCAGATGGACGTTAACATCCGTACCAGCGTCGGTACGGCTCAGCAGGCACGCGGTTTTATCTCCTCCTACAATTTCCACCTTGCCGGGGAGGAGATCAGTAAACTCGGTGACCAGAAATATCGCATCCGTAACGGTTCTTTCACCACGTGTGATGGTGATGTGCCGGCGTGGAAATTTGCCGCCAAAGAGGTGAATGTCACCGTTGGTGGTTATGCCAAAGCCAAACATGTGACGTTTTATCTCCATGATATTCCGGTGCTGTACACCCCCTATCTGGCTTATCCGGTTAAAGTGGAGCGTGAGTCCGGCTTTTTGATGCCCGGTTTTGGTTATTCCAGAGAACGGGGCATGCAGTTGTCTCTGGCCTATTATCAGGTGTTGGCCCGTAATATGGACGCCACTCTGTATGTTGATTATTTCTCCGATATGGGCATCGGCACCGGTTTGAACTATCGTTATATCTTTGGCGATGACAATGAAGGTGAAGCCGATCTCTATTATATTTCCGGCTATGGCGATTCAGGCTATGCCGATCTGGATGACCGCTTTGCTTACCGATGGGAACATCTCGGTACATTGCCGGGGCAATTCCGGTTCAGTGCCGATGTTGAATATGTCAGTGATCGTGAGTACTTTGAGGATTTTGGCACCGTAGCCGAAGAGTATGATAAGGATGAGGTGGAATCCACCGTCGCACTGAGTCGTCAGTGGGGCAACTGGAACATGACCGCTGAGCTGCTTTATACCAAAGATCTCGAAGAGAACGCGGACAATGATCATACTCTCCAGCGACTGCCGGAGATTCAGCTCGATTACAACCGCACCCGTATCGGTCAGACGCCGTTTTATGCCAAGCTTGATGCAACCTCAACCTATTTCTGGCGGCGTGAAGGTCTCAAGGGAGAGCGGATGGATATTCGCCCGGCTCTCTCCGCAATTTTCCAGCCGGGAATGGTTGCCGAAATTGAACCGGAAATCGGTTATCGCGAGCGACTCTACTGGACCTCCAGCGAGGGGCCTGGCTTTGAACATGCGGAAAATATGGATTTTTCCACACGTGTTTCCACCCGCGTTTCACGCATTTTTACGTTGGGCGCAACCACAGGGCTGACCAAGCTTAAGCACAGTGTTGAACCGGAAGTCACCTATTATTATACGCCGAACAAAAAACAGGACGACCTGCCCTATTTTGACAGTGCCGACCGCATCGACAACGCCAACGAAGTGGAATATGCGTTAGTCAATCGCCTGGTGGGGCGGTTTGATTCGGAAAACGGGTCACCGACCTACCTTGAACTGGTTTATTTCCGTCTGTCTCAAACCTATGATATCTGGCTGAGTCGCCGTGATCGTGAAGAGAAGGAAGACGAAGATCGTTTTTCCGATATCCGGGGTGAGCTGATTGTGCGCCCGAGCACCCTTTGGACGTTTGATGTTGATAGCTATTACGATCCCCATCGCAATGAATTGAGTAAATTTACGGCCGAATTTGGTGCCCGTTACAGCGATGATCACCGCTATACCGCCTCTTACCGTTACAAAGAAGATGATTCAGAATACTTGGCCACGACTCTGGCGGTTGACTGGCTTGATCCGCTGTTTGTGACCTACGAGTACCGTCACGATCTGGTGGAAAACCATCGTTTGGAAAATATGGTCGCCGTGGAATATCGTTCCCAATGCTGGAGCGTGTTCGTCAGTTATCGGGACCGCATCGAAGACCATGAAATCATGTTCAGCTTTGCTTTGAGTGGCATCGGCTCCGTCGGACAGATTGGTGCCAGCCTCGGTACCGAGTGA
- a CDS encoding bifunctional folylpolyglutamate synthase/dihydrofolate synthase, giving the protein MNTPDAALEFLYGLQMFGIKLGLENIQTLVDSVGQPQRNYGIVHVAGTNGKGSVCAFLGRIYRQAGYQVGVYTSPHLHRFNERIRVNGQPIDDHDLVALVDELRQKNSEVPATFFEFTTALALLYFARQNVDLVILEVGMGGRLDATNVVAPLVSVITPVSDDHGDYLGGSLAEIAAEKGGIIKPGVPVVIGPQDKAAMAVLSARAKEMAAPCLCFGRDFSVEKTTSGCRVTTGALCWSELQPSLPGRHQYDNLAVALMVVTHLAEQGWQVTQQVVREAVADTRWPGRLEWVGERILLDGAHNASGAHALADYLRGCNVQRIHWVAGFKADKDMEAVVSSLLPFVVQAYCVEPPTEQAYPRENVVVHLQQHGCEASAWDSPTVALEAALQQCGDHDLVVVAGSLFLVAACRDWLISTCNLEEMDEANCDG; this is encoded by the coding sequence ATGAACACGCCCGACGCGGCCTTGGAGTTCCTCTACGGGCTCCAGATGTTCGGGATAAAACTGGGGCTGGAGAATATCCAGACCCTGGTTGATTCCGTCGGGCAACCCCAACGCAACTACGGGATTGTTCATGTTGCCGGAACCAACGGCAAAGGGTCGGTCTGTGCGTTTCTCGGTCGGATTTACCGGCAGGCGGGTTATCAGGTTGGCGTCTACACATCGCCTCATCTGCATCGTTTCAATGAACGCATTCGGGTAAACGGCCAGCCGATCGATGATCATGATCTGGTCGCACTGGTTGATGAGCTTCGCCAAAAAAATTCTGAGGTGCCAGCGACGTTTTTTGAATTTACGACGGCGTTGGCACTTCTTTATTTTGCCCGGCAAAATGTTGATCTGGTGATTCTTGAGGTGGGCATGGGTGGACGTCTTGATGCCACCAATGTGGTTGCGCCCCTTGTTTCGGTGATCACTCCGGTCAGCGATGACCATGGCGATTATCTTGGTGGCAGCTTGGCCGAGATCGCAGCGGAAAAGGGTGGGATCATTAAACCGGGGGTTCCTGTGGTAATTGGTCCTCAAGATAAGGCTGCAATGGCTGTTCTCTCTGCCCGAGCAAAGGAGATGGCTGCGCCCTGTTTGTGCTTCGGGCGTGATTTTTCGGTGGAAAAAACTACAAGCGGTTGCCGGGTGACGACTGGCGCTCTCTGCTGGTCAGAACTGCAACCGTCATTACCGGGGCGCCATCAGTACGATAACCTTGCGGTAGCGTTGATGGTCGTGACGCACTTGGCTGAGCAGGGCTGGCAGGTTACACAGCAGGTTGTGCGAGAGGCCGTAGCGGATACCCGCTGGCCCGGACGTCTGGAGTGGGTTGGGGAGCGCATTCTTCTCGATGGCGCGCACAATGCTTCTGGAGCCCACGCGTTAGCTGATTACTTGCGTGGTTGCAATGTGCAGCGGATTCACTGGGTGGCGGGGTTTAAGGCGGACAAGGATATGGAGGCTGTTGTGTCCTCTTTATTGCCGTTTGTCGTACAGGCTTATTGCGTTGAGCCACCGACAGAACAGGCGTATCCGAGAGAAAATGTGGTGGTCCATCTTCAGCAACATGGTTGCGAGGCCTCTGCCTGGGACTCCCCGACAGTTGCGCTGGAGGCGGCGTTACAGCAGTGTGGGGATCACGACCTCGTTGTCGTGGCAGGTTCTCTGTTTTTGGTTGCTGCCTGTCGAGACTGGTTGATATCAACATGTAACTTGGAAGAAATGGATGAGGCAAACTGTGACGGGTAA
- the accD gene encoding acetyl-CoA carboxylase, carboxyltransferase subunit beta, whose product MSWFSRKKAPIAPVEKKTVQMPEGLWTKCKNCSEIIYAKEIERNLNVCPKCDYHFRISARARIDLVLDKNSFVEMDAALESVDFLDFKDSKKYKDRIKASVTKAGGGDAVVCGEGTIDGLPVVVSVFDFSFMGGSMGSVVGEKITRAIEKGLETNTPVIVFSCSGGARMQESILSLMQMAKTSAALAKLKAAGIPFISVLTDPTTGGVTASFAMLGDINMTEPRALIGFAGPRVIEQTIRQKLPEGFQRSEYLLEHGMIDMIVRRQEMKQRLSQVLRIFTKS is encoded by the coding sequence ATGTCCTGGTTCAGCCGAAAAAAAGCGCCTATCGCGCCTGTTGAAAAAAAGACCGTCCAGATGCCAGAGGGCTTGTGGACTAAATGTAAAAATTGCTCTGAAATCATCTACGCCAAGGAAATTGAGCGTAATCTGAATGTTTGCCCCAAATGTGATTATCACTTCCGCATCAGTGCCCGTGCCCGTATTGATCTGGTTCTGGACAAAAACTCGTTTGTGGAAATGGATGCGGCACTGGAATCGGTCGACTTTCTCGACTTTAAAGATTCCAAAAAATACAAAGATCGTATCAAAGCGTCGGTGACCAAAGCCGGTGGCGGTGATGCCGTGGTCTGCGGTGAAGGGACCATTGACGGCTTGCCCGTTGTCGTGTCGGTGTTTGATTTCAGCTTCATGGGTGGCAGCATGGGCTCTGTGGTCGGGGAGAAAATCACCCGCGCCATTGAAAAGGGCCTGGAAACAAACACGCCGGTGATTGTGTTTTCCTGCAGTGGTGGTGCCCGCATGCAGGAGAGTATTCTGTCGCTGATGCAGATGGCCAAAACCAGTGCGGCGCTGGCCAAACTCAAGGCGGCAGGAATACCGTTTATCTCGGTGTTGACTGATCCGACCACCGGTGGTGTGACCGCCAGCTTCGCCATGCTCGGTGATATCAATATGACGGAACCGCGTGCCCTGATCGGCTTTGCCGGACCTCGTGTTATCGAACAGACCATCCGCCAGAAACTGCCTGAAGGGTTCCAGCGCTCCGAGTATCTGCTTGAGCACGGCATGATCGATATGATCGTCCGCCGTCAGGAGATGAAACAGCGCTTGTCTCAAGTGCTGCGTATCTTCACCAAAAGCTGA